One Solanum pennellii chromosome 9, SPENNV200 DNA segment encodes these proteins:
- the LOC107030139 gene encoding uncharacterized protein LOC107030139, translated as MARNRTSVSGGQDPIPAPAFGNTIRGRGRGRARGRGRGRIAAPVDGQVPIATQGRDRTVPPDAEVIHGDVQDRIEGDGPAQAPPSTIVTPVLQDTLARMLGILKGMAQAGTLPVTSDCSQTRVGGQTPDPIVAPDSQTPRTHPAAAVAPRLDSMEFPDMTSHLVNRPSMTIDEQKMFGRFRLMNPPTYTGDLAEDAYEFIVSCHERLHNLGLVESHGVDYTAFQMTGSAKQWWRDYISSRPAGSHPLSWTEFTQVFLSKFVPRSERERKRAEFEGLQQNSMSVAEYEGKFHALGRHASMILPTEAERVRRFVKGLIIPIRLGVSQVAASGVPFQKVVDAAKELEMIRREGFEQREGKRTRYSGDYGGAPPRSQGYLGRGYHPQSSRPIHAAIPASEDGYAGHNSSSSVHTSQGSSSRPIVRGGHSGHSVSPHQPASRWGYFEGGDMGHFVRDCPRTRRGGLHQGSQASTSRAAQPPARGGAQNVEVVLIQVEVVLLLVEVVVMEVHNMMEVVLTVMLFQVGQRLRLQMLLSHVLFRFVIDQLLYYLIQALLILMCPHILLLV; from the coding sequence ATGGCGAGGAATCGTACATCGGTAAGTGGTGGTCAGGATCCTATTCCTGCGCCTGCTTTTGGGAACACTATCCGAGGTAGAGGTAGGGGACGAGCTCGAGGTCGGGGTAGGGGCCGTATTGCAGCACCTGTGGATGGTCAAGTACCAATAGCTACCCAGGGTCGTGATAGGACCGTACCTCCTGATGCAGAGGTTATTCATGGGGATGTGCAAGATCGTATCGAGGGGGATGGGCCAGCACAGGCTCCACCCAGCACTATTGTCACCCCAGTACTACAAGATACCTTGGCTCGTATGTTAGGAATCCTAAAGGGGATGGCTCAGGCAGGAACTTTGCCTGTCACTTCTGATTGCTCACAGACCCGTGTTGGAGGTCAAACTCCAGATCCGATAGTTGCTCCAGATTCTCAGACTCCCAGGACTCATCCAGCTGCCGCTGTAGCTCCTCGTTTGGATAGTATGGAGTTCCCAGATATGACATCACATTTGGTGAACAGGCCTTCTATGACTATTGATGAGCAAAAGATGTTTGGGAGGTTCAGactaatgaatcctcctacttataCTGGTGACTTAGCTGAGGATgcatatgaatttatagttagttGTCATGAGAGGTTGCATAATCTTGGATTAGTGGAGTCTCATGGAGTTGACTACACTGCGTTTCAGATGACTGGCTCTGCTAAGCAGTGGTGGAGGGATTATATTAGTAGTAGGCCAGCTGGATCTCATCCACTATCCTGGACTGAGTTTACTCAGGTATTTCTATCCAAATTTGTTCCACGCAGTGAGAGGGAGCGCAAGAGGGCCGAGTTTGAGGGTTTGCAGCAAAATAGTATGTCAGTTGCAGAGTATGAGGGTAAATTTCATGCCTTGGGTAGGCATGCTTCGATGATACTTCCCACAGAGGCTGAGAGAGTGAGAAGGTTTGTTAAGGGGCTCATTATTCCGATCCGTCTAGGAGTTTCTCAGGTTGCTGCTTCTGGTGTTCCATTCCAGAAAGTGGTAGATGCTGCTAAGGAGTTGGAGATGATTCGGCGTGAGGGATTTGAGCAGCGAGAGGGCAAGAGGACTCGTTATTCAGGTGATTATGGTGGTGCTCCACCGAGGAGTCAGGGTTACTTGGGCAGAGGTTATCACCCTCAGTCCAGCAGACCCATTCATGCTGCTATACCAGCGTCTGAGGATGGTTACGCTGGGCATAACTCTTCGAGCTCGGTGCATACTTCGCAGGGTTCATCTTCTAGGCCTATAGTTCGTGGAGGGCATTCTGGTCATTCAGTGTCCCCTCATCAGCCTGCGTCTCGTTGGGGCTATTTTGAGGGTGGTGATATGGGACACTTTGTGAGAGACTGCCCTAGGACCAGACGTGGTGGCTTACATCAGGGTTCTCAAGCTTCGACTTCCAGGGCTGCACAACCTCCAGCTAGGGGTGGTGCACAGAATGTAGAGGTGGTTCTCATTCAGGTAGAGGTGGTTCTCCTTCTGGTCGAGGTGGTGGTCATGGAGGTTCACAATATGATGGAGGTCGTTCTCACTGTTATGCTTTTCCAGGTAGGCCAGAGGCTGAGGcttcagatgctgttatcacatgTATTATTCCGGTTTGTCATCGATCAGctactgtattatttgatccaggctctacttattcttatgtgtccACATATTTTGCTCCTAGTCTAG